One Thermodesulfobacteriota bacterium genomic window carries:
- a CDS encoding TetR/AcrR family transcriptional regulator → MQTGKLSRREREKLRQRQEILTAALGLFSEKGFHNVSIQEIAETAEFAIGTLYKFFQNKEDLYRALVMEQCERFEAAFLAAIEGPGDEIEKLRNFVRARGDMCRSNLPFVRLFIAESKGASFNLKAGLDAELRRRIDLFMEKLAQVFARGIESGRFQKIADPYALAVALDSAIDAFLLLWVESPERFPYPEDPDAILDIFLKGLLSP, encoded by the coding sequence TTGCAGACCGGGAAACTTTCCAGAAGGGAAAGAGAAAAGCTGCGCCAGCGCCAGGAAATCCTGACCGCCGCCCTCGGTCTTTTCTCCGAAAAAGGGTTCCACAACGTCTCCATCCAGGAAATCGCGGAAACCGCTGAATTTGCCATCGGCACCCTGTACAAGTTTTTTCAGAACAAGGAGGACCTGTACCGGGCGCTGGTCATGGAGCAGTGTGAACGGTTTGAAGCCGCTTTTCTGGCCGCCATCGAAGGGCCGGGCGATGAGATCGAAAAGCTGCGGAATTTTGTCCGGGCCCGGGGCGACATGTGCCGGAGCAATCTGCCGTTTGTGCGACTGTTTATCGCCGAAAGCAAGGGGGCGAGTTTCAACCTCAAGGCCGGCCTTGACGCGGAGCTCCGCCGACGGATCGACTTGTTTATGGAAAAACTGGCGCAGGTCTTTGCGCGCGGGATCGAAAGCGGGCGGTTTCAGAAAATCGCCGACCCTTACGCCCTGGCCGTTGCCCTGGACAGCGCCATTGACGCCTTTCTGCTGCTCTGGGTGGAATCGCCGGAACGTTTTCCTTATCCCGAAGATCCGGATGCCATACTGGATATTTTTTTAAAAGGGCTGCTCAGCCCGTGA
- a CDS encoding efflux RND transporter periplasmic adaptor subunit — translation MRLERQAWKPLDRVWVLLLLAGFLGLNACQKGNGQQAPPIPEAGVVTIAPRQVRLTSELPGRTSAFLMAEIRPQVNGIIMTRAFQEGTDVKAGQLLYQIDPAPYQAALNAAVASLAAVEANLPSLQARADRYRELLADKAVSQQDVDDAAAALNQALAEMQRWKAAIETARINLEYTRVSAPISGRIGKSGVTDGATVTAYQPQPLAVIQQLDPIYVDVTQSSADLLRLKRRLESGTLNADGEAAKKVAIQLEDGTRYPQEGDLQFRDVTVDPTTGSYVLRVVVPNPDLLLLPGMFVRAVIQEGVAREAILAPQQGVSRNTRGEPVALVVDEANMVQLRTLTLDRAIGDQWLVTSGLSSGDRLIVEGMLNIRPGAEVRPVPLDAAAPASGEAGNGGK, via the coding sequence ATGCGATTGGAAAGACAAGCGTGGAAGCCGCTGGATCGGGTATGGGTTTTGTTGCTGCTGGCCGGTTTTCTGGGGCTGAACGCCTGCCAGAAAGGAAATGGACAGCAGGCCCCGCCAATTCCCGAAGCAGGGGTGGTCACCATCGCCCCGCGGCAGGTCAGGCTGACCAGCGAACTGCCCGGGCGCACCTCGGCCTTTCTCATGGCCGAGATCAGACCCCAGGTCAACGGCATTATAATGACGCGGGCCTTTCAGGAGGGGACCGATGTCAAGGCCGGCCAACTCCTGTATCAGATCGATCCGGCCCCGTACCAGGCGGCCCTGAACGCCGCCGTGGCGTCCCTCGCCGCGGTTGAGGCAAACCTGCCATCCCTGCAAGCCCGGGCGGACCGGTACCGGGAGTTGCTGGCCGACAAGGCGGTCAGTCAGCAGGATGTCGATGACGCGGCGGCCGCCCTGAACCAGGCCCTGGCTGAAATGCAGCGCTGGAAAGCGGCCATTGAAACCGCCCGCATCAATCTGGAGTACACCCGGGTTTCGGCCCCCATTTCCGGACGGATCGGCAAATCCGGCGTGACCGACGGGGCCACGGTAACGGCCTATCAACCGCAGCCCCTGGCCGTTATTCAGCAGCTCGATCCCATTTATGTGGACGTCACCCAGTCTTCCGCCGACCTGCTGCGGCTCAAGCGCCGGCTGGAATCCGGGACCCTCAACGCGGATGGTGAGGCGGCGAAAAAAGTGGCCATCCAACTCGAAGACGGAACGCGCTATCCGCAGGAGGGGGACCTCCAGTTCCGCGATGTTACCGTGGACCCGACGACCGGTTCCTATGTCCTGCGGGTGGTGGTGCCGAATCCGGACCTGCTGCTGCTGCCGGGCATGTTCGTCCGGGCCGTGATTCAGGAAGGTGTTGCCCGGGAGGCCATTCTGGCGCCGCAGCAGGGCGTCAGCCGCAATACCAGAGGCGAACCGGTGGCCCTGGTGGTGGATGAGGCCAACATGGTTCAGTTGCGGACCCTGACCCTGGACCGGGCCATCGGGGATCAGTGGCTGGTCACCTCCGGGCTTTCCAGCGGTGACCGGCTGATCGTCGAAGGCATGCTCAATATCCGGCCGGGGGCCGAAGTCAGACCGGTTCCCCTGGATGCTGCCGCTCCGGCTTCCGGAGAGGCGGGTAACGGAGGAAAATAA
- a CDS encoding efflux RND transporter permease subunit: MLSRFFLDRPVFAWVIAIIMMLGGALAIHHLPISQYPPIAPPSIAIDAFYPGASAETVENSVVQIIEQKMTGFDKMLYMTASSDASGSGRIELTFAPGTDADLAWAQVQNKLQLAMASLPDVVQRQGVKVSKSTRNWLIIVGLTSLNDSMSDIDLADYAQANLEQVLARVPGVGEVEVFMSQYAMRLWLNPEKLTDYRLTMEDVIAALKAYNAEVSAGQFGGAPAVDGQRLNASIIVQSLLKTPEEFAAVPLRINPDGSMVRVSDVGRVELGTERYGSHPLYNGHPATALAVRQAAGANALATADAVKAKMKDLAKYFPPGMEVIYPYDTTPFVRVAIEEVVKTLLEAVLLVFLVMYLFLGNIRATLIPTLAMPVVILGTFAVLGIFGFSINMLTMFAMVLAIGLLVDDAIVVVENVERIMTEEGLSPREATRKSMDEITSALIGIGLVLAAVFGPMAFFGGSTGVIYRQFSITVISAMLLSVLVALILTPVLCASLLKPVPKGHEPADNAFFLFRPFFRWFDRTFFRIRDKYQAAIGGILNRKSRFLFIYLLLVAALFFLFQRMPTAYLPSEDQGVMFAQAMLPSGSTLEQTDAVMKQIRDHFMKDEAETVKSIFTISGRAFSGAGQNVGMAFVHLKDWKERNRPDMKINAVVGRAMMKFSAIRNARVFAFPPPAVVELGQAGGFDFQLQDRGGVGHQALMAARNQLLGMAAKDDRLTKVRPNGLNDVPQYHIDIDWDKAGALGIPLNSIQNTIAASFGSAYVNDFIQKGRVKRVFVQADAPYRMLPGDLEKLYVRNAAGTMTPFSAFATGHWFEGSPRLERFNSFSSVNIWGEPPPGKSSGEAMTAMEEIAAKLPKGIGFDWTGISYQERMATSQTGLLYAFSMIVIFLCLAALYESWTVPIAIMLSLPLGVIGGVLASSLRGFPNDVYFQIGLLTVLGLTTKNAILIVQFAMAKVADGMGLLEATLAGARLRLRPIVMTSLAFGFGVLPLALASGAGAGAQTAIGTGVLGGMLTSTFLAIFFIPLFYMTVVQTFGKKKPRTQTPVSDGGTSSEVR; this comes from the coding sequence ATGCTGTCCAGATTTTTTCTCGATCGTCCGGTTTTTGCCTGGGTTATCGCCATCATCATGATGCTGGGCGGGGCACTGGCCATTCACCATCTGCCGATATCCCAGTACCCGCCCATCGCTCCCCCGTCCATCGCCATCGACGCCTTCTATCCCGGTGCTTCGGCCGAAACAGTCGAGAACAGCGTGGTGCAGATCATCGAGCAGAAGATGACCGGGTTTGACAAGATGCTTTACATGACGGCCAGCAGCGACGCCTCCGGGTCCGGCCGAATCGAATTGACCTTCGCGCCGGGGACGGACGCGGATCTGGCCTGGGCCCAGGTGCAGAACAAGCTCCAACTGGCCATGGCCAGCCTGCCCGACGTGGTCCAGCGCCAGGGAGTCAAAGTCAGCAAGTCCACCCGCAACTGGCTGATCATCGTGGGGCTGACGTCGCTCAACGACAGCATGAGCGATATCGACCTGGCCGACTACGCCCAGGCCAATCTGGAGCAGGTCCTGGCCCGGGTGCCGGGCGTGGGCGAGGTGGAAGTCTTCATGTCTCAGTATGCCATGCGGCTCTGGCTCAATCCGGAAAAATTGACCGATTATCGCCTGACCATGGAGGATGTCATCGCGGCGCTGAAGGCCTATAACGCCGAGGTGTCCGCCGGCCAGTTCGGCGGCGCGCCGGCCGTGGACGGCCAGCGGCTGAACGCCTCCATTATCGTCCAGAGCCTGCTCAAGACGCCGGAGGAGTTCGCCGCCGTTCCGCTGCGCATCAATCCCGACGGGTCGATGGTGCGGGTGAGCGACGTGGGCCGGGTGGAACTGGGCACCGAACGATATGGCAGCCATCCGCTGTATAACGGCCATCCCGCCACCGCCCTGGCCGTGCGCCAGGCCGCCGGCGCCAATGCCCTGGCCACGGCCGATGCCGTCAAAGCCAAAATGAAGGATCTGGCCAAATACTTTCCGCCCGGCATGGAGGTCATCTATCCCTACGACACCACGCCGTTTGTGCGGGTCGCCATTGAAGAGGTAGTCAAAACCCTGCTGGAAGCCGTGCTGCTGGTCTTTCTGGTGATGTACCTTTTCCTGGGCAACATCCGGGCCACGCTGATTCCCACCCTGGCCATGCCGGTGGTCATTCTGGGCACGTTCGCCGTGCTGGGAATATTCGGCTTTTCCATCAATATGCTGACCATGTTCGCCATGGTCCTGGCCATCGGCCTGCTGGTGGACGACGCCATCGTGGTGGTGGAAAACGTGGAACGGATCATGACGGAAGAAGGTCTTTCGCCCCGGGAGGCCACCCGCAAATCCATGGACGAAATCACCAGCGCCCTGATCGGCATCGGGCTGGTGCTGGCGGCGGTGTTCGGCCCCATGGCCTTTTTCGGCGGCTCCACCGGCGTCATCTACCGCCAGTTTTCCATTACCGTTATTTCCGCCATGCTCCTGTCCGTGCTGGTGGCCCTGATCCTGACGCCGGTGCTGTGCGCCTCCCTCCTCAAACCCGTCCCCAAAGGGCATGAGCCCGCGGACAACGCTTTTTTCCTTTTCCGCCCGTTTTTCCGCTGGTTTGACCGGACCTTTTTTCGGATTCGCGATAAGTACCAGGCCGCCATCGGCGGCATCCTGAACCGGAAGAGCCGGTTTTTGTTCATTTACCTGTTGCTGGTGGCGGCGCTCTTCTTCCTTTTTCAGCGCATGCCCACCGCCTATCTGCCCAGCGAAGACCAGGGCGTCATGTTCGCTCAGGCCATGCTGCCGTCCGGTTCGACCCTGGAGCAGACCGACGCGGTCATGAAACAGATCCGGGATCATTTTATGAAGGATGAGGCCGAAACCGTTAAATCCATTTTCACCATATCCGGCCGGGCGTTTTCCGGCGCCGGACAGAATGTCGGCATGGCTTTTGTTCACCTCAAGGACTGGAAAGAACGCAATCGGCCGGACATGAAAATCAACGCCGTGGTGGGGCGGGCCATGATGAAATTTTCCGCCATCCGCAATGCCCGCGTTTTCGCCTTTCCGCCGCCGGCGGTGGTGGAACTGGGGCAGGCCGGCGGGTTTGATTTTCAACTCCAGGATCGCGGCGGGGTAGGCCACCAGGCCCTGATGGCGGCCCGCAATCAACTGCTCGGTATGGCTGCCAAGGACGACCGGCTGACCAAGGTCCGGCCCAACGGTTTGAATGACGTGCCCCAGTACCACATCGATATTGATTGGGACAAGGCCGGCGCCCTGGGTATTCCCCTTAACTCCATTCAAAACACCATCGCCGCCTCTTTCGGCAGCGCTTATGTCAATGATTTTATCCAGAAAGGCCGGGTCAAGCGGGTCTTTGTTCAGGCCGACGCGCCTTACCGCATGCTGCCCGGGGATCTGGAAAAACTTTACGTGCGCAACGCCGCCGGAACCATGACGCCTTTTTCGGCGTTCGCCACGGGGCACTGGTTTGAGGGCTCGCCGCGACTGGAGCGTTTCAACAGTTTTTCTTCGGTCAACATCTGGGGGGAGCCGCCGCCGGGAAAAAGTTCCGGTGAGGCTATGACCGCCATGGAGGAGATCGCCGCCAAGCTGCCCAAGGGCATCGGCTTTGACTGGACCGGTATTTCCTACCAGGAGCGCATGGCCACGTCCCAGACCGGACTGCTGTATGCCTTTTCCATGATCGTTATTTTTCTGTGTCTGGCGGCCCTTTACGAAAGCTGGACCGTTCCCATTGCCATCATGCTTTCCTTGCCCCTGGGCGTCATCGGCGGCGTGCTGGCCTCGTCATTGCGGGGATTTCCCAATGACGTCTACTTCCAGATCGGGCTGCTGACGGTTCTGGGACTGACCACCAAAAACGCCATCCTGATTGTCCAGTTCGCCATGGCCAAGGTGGCCGACGGCATGGGCCTGCTGGAGGCCACCCTGGCAGGCGCCCGGCTGCGTCTGCGGCCCATTGTCATGACATCCCTGGCGTTCGGATTCGGCGTGCTTCCCCTGGCGCTGGCGTCAGGCGCCGGCGCCGGCGCCCAGACCGCCATCGGCACCGGTGTCCTTGGCGGCATGCTGACCTCCACCTTTCTGGCGATTTTCTTCATTCCGCTGTTTTACATGACGGTGGTCCAGACGTTTGGGAAAAAGAAGCCGCGAACGCAAACGCCCGTTTCCGACGGCGGGACTTCTTCGGAGGTGCGCTGA
- a CDS encoding efflux transporter outer membrane subunit has translation MTSKKLISMAIAGLLFAGCTMIPKYNRPQAPVPESWPAVSDYGDAAGDTGAVPAADLAWRQFFTDPRLQKLIETALVNNRDLKAAALNVERARAMYRIQRSELLPAVDASGSHYRQRMPGDLSRSGESTVSGEDWLKVGITAWEMDLFGRIRSLNKRALEEYLATDQARRGAQILLISEIANTWLTLAADRDSLALSRSTLAARQEAFALIRRRHEVGVATRLDLSQARTGLEAARVDAARLAEQVARDENALNLLAGSPVPADLYPPSLTGLAPLGDIAPGTPSEVLLRRPDILQAENNLKAAYANIGAARAMLFPRIALTTSYGTASDELSGLFDSGSRAWVFGVQAGLPVFDPRVWSALKVSQVEREIALTQYEGAIQAAFREVADALARKGSIGEQKDAQRSLVEATAETHRLSALRYDKGSGIYLNVLDAQRALYAAEQGLIAVQLADLANQVRLYAAMGGGGDRAAESGEK, from the coding sequence ATGACAAGTAAAAAGCTTATTTCCATGGCCATTGCCGGTCTTCTTTTCGCCGGCTGCACCATGATTCCCAAATACAACCGGCCCCAGGCGCCTGTGCCGGAGAGCTGGCCGGCCGTGAGCGACTACGGGGATGCCGCCGGGGACACCGGCGCCGTTCCGGCCGCGGATCTGGCGTGGCGCCAGTTCTTCACGGATCCCCGTCTCCAGAAGCTGATTGAGACGGCCCTGGTTAACAACCGCGACCTGAAAGCCGCGGCCCTCAACGTGGAGCGGGCCCGGGCCATGTACCGCATTCAGCGCAGCGAACTGCTGCCGGCGGTGGACGCTTCCGGTTCCCATTACCGGCAGCGCATGCCCGGCGATCTTTCCCGATCCGGAGAGTCCACGGTTTCCGGGGAAGACTGGCTGAAGGTGGGCATTACCGCCTGGGAAATGGATTTGTTCGGGCGTATCCGCAGCCTGAATAAGCGGGCCCTGGAAGAATATCTGGCCACGGACCAGGCCCGCCGCGGCGCCCAGATCCTGCTGATATCGGAAATCGCCAACACCTGGCTGACCCTGGCCGCGGACCGCGACTCCCTGGCGTTGTCCCGTTCCACCCTGGCCGCCCGGCAGGAGGCTTTCGCCCTCATCCGGCGGCGTCATGAAGTCGGGGTGGCCACCCGGCTGGATTTGAGCCAGGCCCGGACCGGATTGGAAGCGGCCCGGGTGGACGCGGCCCGGCTGGCTGAGCAGGTGGCCCGGGATGAAAACGCCCTTAATCTTCTGGCCGGAAGTCCGGTGCCCGCGGACCTGTACCCGCCGTCGCTGACCGGACTGGCGCCCCTGGGGGACATCGCGCCCGGAACGCCGTCCGAGGTGCTGCTGCGGCGGCCGGACATTCTCCAGGCCGAAAACAATCTTAAGGCCGCCTATGCCAACATCGGAGCGGCCCGGGCCATGCTGTTTCCCCGCATTGCCCTGACTACGTCTTACGGGACCGCCAGTGATGAATTGTCCGGCCTGTTTGATTCCGGATCGCGGGCCTGGGTGTTCGGCGTTCAGGCCGGGCTGCCGGTGTTTGATCCGCGGGTCTGGTCGGCCCTGAAAGTCAGCCAGGTGGAAAGAGAAATCGCCCTGACGCAATACGAGGGGGCGATTCAAGCCGCGTTCCGTGAAGTGGCCGACGCCCTTGCCCGCAAGGGCAGTATCGGCGAACAGAAGGACGCCCAGCGGTCTTTAGTGGAAGCCACCGCGGAAACCCACCGGCTTTCCGCCCTCCGTTATGACAAGGGCAGCGGTATTTACTTAAACGTCCTGGACGCCCAGCGGGCCCTGTACGCGGCCGAGCAGGGGCTTATCGCCGTTCAACTGGCGGATCTGGCCAATCAGGTGCGTCTTTACGCCGCTATGGGTGGAGGCGGGGATCGGGCTGCGGAGAGCGGGGAAAAATAG
- a CDS encoding tetratricopeptide repeat protein, whose amino-acid sequence MNQSLRTLSAIILVAAVFTAAVWYLYAPALRAPFVFDDMANIVNNPGIRLTAVTRDNLVNILKSPNPARPLANASFALNYYIGRYDVAGYRLVNLAIHIFSALLVFLVARLTPGPDAKQGAGTAFLAAALWLVNPVHTQSVTYIVQRMNALSAMFVLLAMVCYITARRLQRQGRTGYRPLILLAGTALSGLCGLAAKETAAILPVLLLLYEWFFFQDLSRAWLKKQLAWIGPAALAAVVAALVLTAGHPFEKLAGMYAKLDFTPGQRLLTEPGVILYYLTLLLFPHPDRLNLDYDFPLSYCLVNPVVTLPAILALAALTAVAVVAAGKHRLYAFSVFWFLAALAIESSFLGLALIFEHRTYLPSVFPAIAAAHFLTRRIKPAPAGAIAVCLLIALCAWGTYRRNRVWADPLVFWQDTVRKSPDKAIPCNNLGLAYKEAGGLDNALFFLNKALRIRKEQLGETHPDVAESLSNIGLVYYRQGNFDQALACHQEALGILQTVFGAGSRHLFEIHSHIGLALDGKGDSDAALYYYQQALEMERAGGDDENLNTAAIYNNLGSAWYNRGDGEKALAVFHRALAIRIRLLGERHPHVAESFNNIGLAYGSRGDYETAIGYYRQALDIELETLGENHPMTAATYFNLGLVSHARGDYPQAVFYMRRVVDLYADALGRHHPYLETAASILNEAQRKSCNQNAGPP is encoded by the coding sequence ATGAACCAATCTCTGCGAACTTTATCCGCAATCATTCTTGTCGCGGCCGTATTCACCGCCGCCGTCTGGTATCTGTACGCGCCGGCGCTCCGGGCGCCCTTTGTGTTCGACGACATGGCCAACATCGTTAATAATCCGGGTATCCGCCTGACGGCTGTCACGCGGGACAATCTTGTCAATATTTTAAAAAGTCCAAACCCTGCTCGCCCTCTGGCTAACGCTTCCTTTGCCCTCAATTATTACATCGGCCGATATGATGTGGCCGGATACCGCCTGGTCAACCTGGCCATCCATATCTTCTCGGCCCTGCTGGTGTTTCTGGTCGCCCGCCTCACCCCCGGACCGGACGCTAAACAGGGGGCGGGGACGGCCTTTCTGGCCGCGGCCCTGTGGCTGGTCAACCCCGTGCATACCCAGTCGGTCACTTATATCGTCCAGCGCATGAACGCCCTGTCGGCCATGTTCGTGCTCCTGGCCATGGTCTGCTACATCACGGCCCGGCGGCTGCAGCGGCAAGGCCGGACCGGTTACCGGCCGCTGATCCTGCTGGCCGGAACCGCGCTTTCCGGCCTGTGCGGCCTGGCCGCCAAGGAGACCGCCGCCATCCTGCCGGTCCTCCTCCTGCTCTATGAATGGTTTTTTTTCCAGGACTTGAGCCGGGCCTGGCTGAAAAAGCAGCTCGCCTGGATAGGCCCGGCCGCTCTGGCCGCGGTTGTCGCCGCGCTTGTGCTGACGGCGGGGCACCCCTTTGAAAAACTGGCGGGAATGTACGCCAAACTGGATTTCACGCCAGGCCAGCGGCTGCTGACCGAGCCCGGGGTCATCCTGTATTATCTGACGCTGCTGCTGTTCCCCCACCCGGACCGGCTCAACCTGGATTACGATTTTCCCTTAAGTTACTGCCTGGTCAACCCGGTTGTGACCCTGCCGGCCATTCTGGCGCTGGCGGCCCTGACGGCCGTCGCCGTGGTCGCGGCCGGGAAACACCGGCTTTACGCTTTTTCCGTTTTCTGGTTTCTGGCCGCCTTGGCCATCGAGTCGTCGTTTCTGGGGCTAGCCCTGATTTTTGAGCACCGCACCTACCTGCCCTCGGTTTTTCCGGCCATCGCGGCGGCCCATTTCCTGACCCGCCGGATCAAACCGGCCCCGGCCGGAGCCATAGCGGTCTGCCTGCTGATCGCCCTCTGCGCCTGGGGCACATACCGGCGCAACCGGGTCTGGGCCGATCCCCTCGTCTTCTGGCAGGATACCGTCCGCAAATCTCCGGATAAGGCGATCCCCTGCAACAACCTGGGGCTGGCCTATAAAGAAGCGGGCGGTCTGGACAACGCCCTGTTCTTTTTAAACAAGGCCTTGAGAATCAGAAAAGAGCAACTGGGCGAAACGCACCCGGATGTGGCTGAAAGCCTGAGCAATATCGGCCTGGTTTATTACCGGCAGGGAAATTTTGACCAGGCCCTGGCCTGCCATCAGGAAGCGCTGGGCATCCTGCAAACCGTTTTCGGCGCCGGCAGCCGTCACCTGTTTGAAATCCATAGTCACATCGGCCTGGCTCTTGACGGCAAGGGCGATTCGGACGCGGCTCTTTATTATTATCAGCAGGCGCTGGAGATGGAACGGGCGGGCGGAGACGATGAAAACCTGAATACGGCCGCCATATACAACAACCTGGGCAGCGCCTGGTATAACCGGGGAGACGGTGAAAAAGCCCTGGCTGTTTTTCACAGGGCCCTGGCCATCAGAATAAGGTTGCTGGGGGAACGGCATCCCCATGTCGCCGAATCCTTCAACAATATCGGACTGGCCTATGGCAGCCGCGGGGATTACGAAACCGCTATCGGGTATTACCGGCAGGCCCTGGACATTGAGCTGGAGACGCTGGGGGAAAATCACCCCATGACCGCCGCGACTTATTTTAACCTCGGCCTGGTCAGCCATGCCCGGGGAGATTACCCGCAGGCCGTTTTTTATATGCGCCGGGTTGTGGACCTTTATGCCGACGCCCTGGGCCGGCATCACCCGTATCTGGAAACAGCCGCATCGATCCTGAACGAGGCGCAGCGGAAAAGCTGTAACCAGAACGCCGGCCCCCCGTGA
- a CDS encoding SGNH/GDSL hydrolase family protein: MKKKDLLIIGLITMAALGMMEIACRVYGSARNADSDFRFYIRHVDNDLRLDYIVEDPLLMWALLPGYKDRHVTISSQGFRDREYDKKKPDGVFRILCLGDSSTFGFPMPLELTYHALLEERLNREQARSDRRYEVINAGVLGYTSLQGLSLYLFRGAAFKPDLVTAYFGANETVTRFYLSDADILKPGRPKWLRLFVNKWLLRSSLVRVIRKNFSDVSGGESGAKPLKERLSAEDFRQTLLKLKDACDQNGAGLVLISPMLRFTGIDEKREMKIVRYRQVLEQTAAEAGIPLLTIPEMTEKNTADDSTALFQANDAVHPSPAGHLLIMRRLHDFLIENGLLE; this comes from the coding sequence ATGAAAAAAAAAGATCTCCTGATTATCGGGCTGATCACGATGGCGGCGCTGGGAATGATGGAAATCGCCTGCCGGGTATACGGTTCAGCCAGAAACGCGGATTCGGATTTCCGGTTTTATATCCGGCACGTGGACAACGACCTGCGCCTGGATTATATCGTTGAAGACCCGCTTCTGATGTGGGCGCTGCTGCCGGGATACAAAGACCGCCACGTGACGATCAGCAGCCAGGGCTTCCGGGACAGGGAATATGATAAGAAAAAACCCGACGGTGTTTTCCGTATTCTCTGCCTGGGAGATTCGAGTACCTTCGGTTTTCCAATGCCCCTGGAACTGACCTATCACGCCCTGCTGGAAGAGCGGCTGAACCGTGAACAGGCGCGTTCCGACCGGCGCTATGAGGTGATCAACGCCGGGGTTCTCGGATACACCTCGCTTCAGGGCTTGAGCCTGTACCTGTTCCGGGGCGCCGCATTCAAGCCGGACCTGGTGACGGCCTATTTCGGCGCCAATGAAACCGTCACCCGTTTTTATTTAAGCGACGCCGATATCTTGAAACCCGGCCGGCCGAAATGGCTGAGGCTTTTTGTGAACAAGTGGCTGCTGAGATCATCGCTGGTCAGGGTGATCCGCAAAAACTTCTCCGATGTTTCCGGAGGGGAATCGGGGGCAAAACCCCTGAAAGAGCGCTTGTCAGCCGAAGATTTCCGTCAGACCCTTCTAAAACTCAAAGACGCCTGCGACCAAAACGGCGCCGGGCTGGTGCTGATTTCACCGATGCTGCGGTTCACCGGAATTGATGAAAAAAGAGAAATGAAAATCGTCCGTTATCGGCAGGTTCTCGAGCAGACAGCCGCTGAAGCGGGGATTCCCCTGCTGACGATCCCGGAGATGACCGAAAAGAATACCGCCGATGACTCAACCGCCCTCTTCCAGGCAAACGATGCCGTCCACCCCAGCCCGGCCGGCCATCTGCTGATCATGCGGCGGCTCCATGACTTTCTCATTGAAAACGGACTGCTGGAATGA